The Leptospira mtsangambouensis genomic sequence GGCAAAAAACAATGTCAAACGTGGGCAAAGTCCTGAATACCGGCCAATCAAACCTCGGATTTATCAAAAAATGAAACGGGATTTGGCACTTCCCATTCCTCCGTTTTACCATGAATTTTCAAAAAACAATTTGTACTCACTGAATTCAGCGAACTCGGTTCCCAACGTAGAATCAGAATCAGTCGATTTGATTGTGACTTCTCCGCCTTTTCTTGATAAGGTGGACTATGAAGGTGACAACTGGCTACGTCACTGGTTTCTTGACATTCAAAAATCGAAAGATAGAAAACTAAGTATCTTCAGCAATCTTAGTGATTGGAATGCATTCATTCGTTCGACTTTAAAGGAATCAGCAAGGGTTCTTAAAAAAGGTTCTTATATGGTAATGGAAGTAGGTGAAGTCAAAAAAGGAAATTCCATTCTATATTTGGATGAAGACGTAGTTCGGATGGCGGAAGGGACTGGTCTTGTCTGGAATAAAACATATGTCCATACCCAAAGTTTCACGAAACTATCCAATTGTTGGCAGGTTTCTAACAACGAAAAAGGAACAAATTCCAATCGCTGTGTGGTTTTACGAAAGGTTTTATAAGTCTAATCATTGTATGAAACAAATTCGTTTTTTGGTTCTCTTTTCTTTTTTGGTAACTTTGTTTTTCGTTGGTAGTAATCATTTAGGATCTGGACTCAGTGCCGATCCTTTGGATTCACATCCAATAGAAATTTCGATCAAACAGAAATCCGTTGGGAAGTATGAGTTGGAATTGTTTTTACCAAAAGATTTTGGGTTCCAGATGGAAGCACCACACCGTATCTATTTGTCTGGCACAGATGGACTAAAAGTTTTGAATGCAGACCTAAAACTAAAAGGGCCAATCCATCACAAAAAACCTGAATATTTTGAATTTGTTAAACCCTTAACCTTCCAAGTGGAAGGAAAAGGGAAGTTACAGTTGGATGCGAAGTTGTTTTATTGTAACTTTGTGAAAAATATTTGTATTCCCGCTAAGGTAAACAAATCATTTTCCATTTAACAAACATTAGGACTTTATTCTAAGTCTTTGGTTACAAGGCGTTTCAAGTTGGATTTTTGAATTTGGTATAAGAAAAAATACCTACCTCCAACAGAAACGTTTTTATCCACAATTTTACCTTCCTTGGAAATATCGCGGAGTTCTTTTCTTCCCTTCTCAGAAAGATTGGGGATTGTATAGGTTTTTAATAAGTTCAGAGACTTTTGTTCGGCAATTGTTTTTGCTTCTTCGGTTCGTTCTGATTCGGAGGGAAGAACACTAGATACTGCAACTTGGAATAAAGATTCAGAAAGAAATCCTTCCTTTGCTTTCGTAAATTCTAAAATTACTTCGTTTTCAGTATCTTTGGTTTGTGGGACTTCTTTTGTTTCTTTGGATTTACAATTCCAAACAAAAACAAGAATTGAGAAAGATAGAATCATCCTTGATAAAGTTTTGTTCATTTACAGTTTCCTAGGTTCTAAAAGCGGAGTTTTCTCCACACGTTCCATTAATTTAGGTTGGATATTTCGGAATAGGAAAGCACATTTTGTGCGATCAGAATAATCTTCTTTATAAAGAACAAGACCATCAAAGAACCAAGCAAAGTTATGAATGCTTTCGATTGTGTTCTCTTTTTGCGTTTGGGTAGTATTTGTAGCGGTTTGCCCTTGTTGGGTCGATGTTTGCGGGTTTGTTGTTGTCGTAGTGGTGGGACTGGCTGCCGTCTGAGTGCCAAGAGCAGTGGTTGTTTGAGGGGCATTGGCGATGAGCCGAGCTTGCCTGTCCTTTCCTTCCAAAGTTTTGGAGTATTCATCAATGCTTTCACCGAATTGGTGTTTTTGTCTTTGGATTTGGATCAGGAAGGGTAGAGCCAGTCGTTCTCTTTCCACAAAAGCTCTTTGTTTGCAATCATTCCGACGGGCAATCCCAGAGACTTCTTTATACGTTACCGGAATTTCCACTTTGATTTGAAAAAATTCTCGAGAGATAAAACCTTCGTCACTTTCATTTTGGAGAGCTCGTTCCACATAACTGGGATCGGCGATGGTAAAGAGGCGACACGAACAAAAGAGAGTTAAAATTAGAAGTTTACGAACCATTTCCAACTTCAAGACTAGTAGATGATGTCGAAATTACGAATCTTTTTCCTTTGTTTTTTCCTACAATTTTTGCCCCTTTTTTCCCAGGACCAATTTTTTGGAACCTCTGAGTCACAGTTTCGAGACAAGATAAAAACCATTCGTTTGGACAATGGACTGACTGTTGTGATGATGAAGAGAGGAACTTCTCCTACTGTTGCTTTGTACATTAAATTTCTCGTCGGAGCTGTGGATGAAACCCCTGAGGAAGCAGGTACCGCCCACCTTTTGGAACATATGCTTTTCAAAGGAACAAAAACTGTCGGTACTACAAACTACGAAAAAGAAGAAAAATACCAAAAACAAATCGAAGTTTGGGGAACAGAACTTGATGATCTGAAATTAAAAATTCGTGATCTGACAACTCGTGGCGAAACCATTCCCCGTTCATTAGAAGAGGAAAAAGAAACCTTAGAACGCCGATTAAAAAATCTCATTCAATTGCAAGATGAGTTCATTGTAAAAAACGAAGATTCTTATATTTATGAACAAAATGGGGAAATAGGATTCAACGCATACACTTCGCAAGATGTTACCAACTATCAAATCCAACTTCCCAATAACCGAATCGAAGTTTGGGCAAAAATTGAATCCGATCGTTTGAAACATCCAATCTTACGTGAATATTATACTGAGAGAGATGTTGTGATTGAAGAACGTCGGATGCGAACCGACGACATTGGAGGTTCTGTTTTACGAGAGAAATTTTATTCTATGGCATTTGAGAGCCATCCTTATCGTAAGTCCATCATCGGTTATTCTACAGGCCTTCCTTTTTTAAAAATAGAAGAAACCAAAGCATTTTTCCAAAAACATTATACTCCAGACCGAATGGTGATTTCTGTTGTAGGTCAGTTTGATTTTGAAGAAACGGAGTCCATCATCCGTAAGTATTTTTCTGACCTAAAACCAGGGAAACCAAGGCCGATCCAAAAGCAGGAAGAAAAATCTTTTCCAGGTGAAAAACGATTCAAAGTTTACCATCCATCCGGAAGCCAAATGATGATGGGTTTTCTTAAACCACCTTATCCACATAAAGATAATTCATCCTTTGATGTATTATCAACTATCCTCACTTCAGGAACGGGATCTAGGTTATACAAACGACTTGTATTAGAAGAGAAGTTGGTATTGAGTGTGAGAGCGGTGAATGGTGATCCAGGTGAACGATATAAAAATTACTTTGTGTTTTTTATCAAACCGAATGAGGGAGCCAAACTGGATGTCATCGAAAATATCATCTGGGATGAACTTTCGAAAATAAAGGAATCTGGAGTTCCAAAAGAGGAATTGGATAAGGTCAAAAATCAAATGGTTTCTGATTTTATCAAAACTTTGGATGATAATTCAGCAATTGCTGATCTTTTAAGTTACTATCAATTGTTATATGGTGATTGGAATGGGTTATTTCGCCAATATTCTTCCATTATGAAAACTTCATCCAATGACCTTCAATCTCTGATTCCAACATACTTAACCAAAGACAAGGTTGTGATCGGTGTATTGGAAGATGTAAGGAAAAAATCAGAATGAAACGTATTTATTTAATTTTAATTGTTTTTAGTTTTTTTAATCTTTCTGCTCGTGAAATGGGGGATTTTGTTCGGGATTTAAAATTTAAACCATTAGTGTTTGAAGTTCCTGAAATCAAATCAGTTAAACAACCATCAGGTGTTGAAATTTTTTCATTAAAAAATGCAGAGTTTCCCATCGTGTATGCAGATATTTACGTGTATCATGGCAGGAAAAATTTAGGCAAACGACCGGTAGAGATCACTAAACTTTTGGAAGATAGTTGGGAATTGTCAGGATCAAAAACTTACCCAAAAGAAAAGTTCCTAGAAACTTTGGAGTTTTATGGAGCATCCTTTTCTGTTTCAATCGATTATGAAAAAACAATATTTAGTTTTGCTTATTTAACATCGACTGAGAAGGAAGTGCTTCCTATCATACAGTCATTTTTTGATTCTCCTAACTTAGATGAGTCATTGGTAACCACAACCAAAGGGAAACTCACGGAAGAGATCAAACGTAGAAATGACAATCCAACTGCCCTCGGTTCAAGGAAAGCAAAAGAGGCTTTGTTTTTGGGCACAATAGCGGGAACCTCTATGCAAATCGCTGCACTGGAATCTTTAAAAATGGATGAACTCATTGAGTTTCAGTCAGAGATTTTAAAAGAACCAAAACGTAGATTCCTTGTGACTGGTGATTATGACTTAAAATCTTGGGAACGTTTTTTCCCCAACTTACCTGAAAGTAATGAAAAAAATAATTCTGAGTCCATCACACCTTTGTTTCTTTCTGAGAACATTAAAAAGACAGGGAATAAAATTCGACTTGTTGAGAAGGATGTCAGTCAAAGTTTTATTTCGATGGTCGGAGTCCTGCCTGAACACAATCATCCAGATTTTTATGCCATCCAAGTTTTGAATTATATCATTGGCGCCGGAGGATTTAACTCCTATTATATGAGAGAAATTCGTAACAATCGGGGTCTTGCTTATTCTGCTGGAAGTAATACGGATTTCCAAGAAAATTACGGAACCATTCAATTCTTTGCGATGACAAAAACAGAGTCAGTCAAAGAAGTTTTATCCCTTATGCAAGAACTCATCCAACCCAAACTCATAGATTCATTGACAGAAGACGAACTGGTTCGAGCAAAGAACGCCATCATCAATCAGTTTGTATTTCAGTTTGAAGATGATAAAAGGACTCTTGCAAGCGAAGTGCGAAGGCGTGATCATAAAATGCCAGACGGATACTTACAAAATTTTAGGAAAGAAATTGATCGTTTGACACTTTCTGATTTAAAACGAGTGGGTAAATTGTATTTCCAATCAGACAAATTGATCATCACCATTGTTGGCCCTAAGGTTTTAGAGTCATCTTTTGGGGAAGCAGTAAAGGTGATACAACCGGAAGATTGATGTTAACAGCTAGTTTTGAATACAAGGGAATTAAATTTGAAGGATTGTCCGAAGGTGGAATTCGGACATCCATCATTTGTCCTTCCCTTGACTTTATGTTTGATTTTGGATTTATCAATCCTGATAAAATTCATATAGGAAAGATATTGTTATCTCATGCCCACCTGGATCATTCCTGTGGGATTCCTTATTACGTATCCCAAAGAAGTTTAAGAAAACTCCCCGTTCCTAAAATTTATCTTCCAAAATCTTTGGAACCCAAAATGTCTCAAATTCTAAAACTATATTCTGAAATTGAAGATTTTGATTATGAATGTGAACTGATCGGTTTGGATTTTGGTGATAGGGTTGAATTAAAACCTGGTTATTTTTTTAAACCTTGGCAAAGTTTTCATCGGGTTCCTTCACAAGGTTATACTGTATATGAAACCAAACGAAAATTAAAGAAAGAATGGACGAGCCTAAGTTCCGAAGAAATTCGTAATAAAAAAGATTTGGGTGAAGATCCCACAGAAGAAATTTCAGTCCCGCTTGTTTCATTTTCAGGGGACACAAAAATAGAATACGTTTTAGAAAATGAAGATGTTCGCAAAAGTAAAATTCTCTTTATGGAATGTACTTACTATTGTGAAAAAAGAGACGTGGACCGAGCTCGGGAATGGGGTCATACTCATTTCGATGAAATTGTGGCCAATGCTTCTGCATTTGAAAACGAAGCCATTGTTCTCATCCATCCTTCCAAACGATATAGTTATCGTGAGTTAAACGATCTTGTCCGCAAAAAGACTCCTCCTATTTTAAAAGATAGAGTTTCTCTTTTTTTACCACCCAAATCATGAAACCAAGGCCGAGCATTTACATTCCAGAACTTGAATCTTATATTGATTCGAGTTTGGTGTACAAACCAAACCCTGTGTTTGCTGAAATGGAAACGTACGCCAAAGAAAAAAATATCCCCATTGTCACTGCTGCCACCGGTGCTGTTTTATCTCATTTGGTATCTCTTGTCAGGCCCAAACAAATTTTGGAATTAGGAACTGGGCTCGGTTATTCTACTCTTTGGATGGCCGTGGGTTCACCGGAGACAATGTTTGTGACTGTGGATCGCCATAAAGAACAAGCTGATCTGATGGATGGATATGCCGAAAAAATGGGAATTTTAGAACAAATCCATGTTAAACGAGTGACGGACTCTGTGATGGATTATTTAGAAAAGGAATATTCGGAGTGGGTAGGTTCAGATCTTTTTTTTGTGGATTGTGATAAAATTACCTACCCTGAAATCTTTCGAATTCTCTGGAAGGAAGCAAAACCAGGGTCTTATTTTTTATTCGATAATATGTTATGGCATGGAAGGGTCCTTTCTCCCGATCCAAAGAAACCTTCTGATTTAGCGGTGATGGCACTTTGGAATGAGGTGAAATCCCAAGTTTTAGGTTATACTTTGTATCCTGTTGGTGATGGATTACTCTTTTTTCAAAAGGATAAAAAATAGTAGTCAAACCTCCTCTTTTCTGTGTATTCTGCTCCTTGGTTTAAGGAGAGCAAGTTTCGTGTTAAAAAATAGTTTCATCTTCCTTTTGTTTTGTATCTTTAGTTTCTCAGTTTTTGCCCAAGAGTCAGGGTCTCCAGAAAAAGGAAAAGAGTCCTTCGAGGAACTCGATAAACTGGACCAAGGTAATAATTTAGAACGCAAACAGTACAAAAACATTTCGGAAAATAACAAAGATAGAGTCATTAATGCTATAAAACTTCTAACGATTGTTACTGCTAACTTCGGAGATGAAGTTCCTGATTCAAAAACCGCTTTTGAAAAAATCAAAAAAGATTACCAAGTGGTTCTGCGTTATTATTATCGACGTGCTTATATAGCCTCTGGAAAAGCAATGGTCGCTTTGGAAAAAGATATATCCTCACTTCTTGGAAAATTTTCAAAAAATTACGATACCAAAACTCAAAACCTTCTTGCTGAATGTGCAGATTTAATTACAAACCAGGAACAATCCCAACTTGTGGAAACTTCTGGAGAAGGATCAAAAGCAATCATCCCATACAGAGAGATTGCAGAAGCACAACAGAAATTGAGAATTGCTTATGGACAAATGGGTTTGGCTACAGATATGTCGCGGGATGACAGGTTTTACGATGCCATCGTACATTACCGAATTGCAAAAGATTATGGAATCAAAATCCTTTCTGACTTCAAAGAAGCAGAAGCGGATAAAAAAGTCATTTCCGATAAATACGGAAAAGACTTAAGTGATAATAGAAACCAAATCTTTAGCCAATCGCAAAACGCAAAATAGTTTATAAACTTTTTCTTTTCTCCGTTCCCCGGTGAGCGGAGAATGACCATCGTGGTCTTTTTGTCTTCTCATAACTTACAAAAATCTTTATCAATTCTCTATTTTGTATTTTTTTCCTTTTCCTTGGAAGCTGTTCCTGTCTTTCGGATCGTAGTAGATCCTGGCCATGGAGGGGTTGCCAAAGATCCCAAGGCACAACATGGAGACAAATATGATAGTGTCACCCAAACTTATTTAGAAACATACAAACAAGGGACCGAACATGGGAATGTTACGGAAAGAAAGGTAGTTCTTGACTTAGCAAAAGAAGTCCACCGAGTTTTAAAACTAACTGAGACAGAAGCAGGTTGGAAAGAATTTGAAGAATATCTCAAACGGTTCTCTAAAAAATCAGATTTCCAACGAGTGATTTTGGAAAGTAAACTCACTCGTGAGTCGTCGTTTGATGATGACCCAAACTCTGATGATCCCAATTCTGCCTATCGGTTGTATGATTTTCCGGACCAAAAAACAGGCGTAAGGCGAAAAGGTAGACTATCTAAAATCAATGAACTAAAACCTCAACTTGTTTTGTCTTTACATTTAAATCCTGCTAGTAAAGGACAAACGGGTGGAATGGGTGCTGTTCTCACTCCCGGTTATAAAACATTCTCAAAATTAAGAAAAATTTCAGATAAAAAAAACTCACCGAACGGATTTACAAATGGTCCATGGTCGGAATGGTTAATATTTCAGTCAGGTTGGACGAAACTGGAAAATGCCATAGCTGACACCTGGATTTATTTTCATGGGTATTGGCCTAAAAAAAATGGAAAGGATACAGATCTTACAAAATTTGAAGGTTACCGCCAAAATATGGTTAGTTGGCATTACGCTGATGAACCTAATTGGGAAAAACAAATTGGAAAACCAGGGCCCTACGCAACAGACCATGAAACCTTTTCTGAAACGGGAAAGTTTTGGGAAAGAGAAAAAGGAAAAAAAGAAGAGTGGAGAAGGGAAGGTGGAAGAGAAGGGTTTGGTGGCGACAATCATTTTGTGACAAAGGAACTAATGCGTTTTGTCCAGTATGGACTCCCTGTTTTATTAAAAGAAAAGGACTCTCCTTATCCAGAACTTGGTCCCATCCAAAAACCTTACATTTCTACATATAGTTTGCCAACGTACACCAATGCCCTTTGTGCCTTCATTGAAATTGGATATGTAAACCGTAGTCGTGATGTCAAATACTTGACCCAAAACAAAAAAGAAACTGCTATTTCTTTGGCAGTGGGTATCTATTCTCTGTTTGTTGGTCTGGATGTCAAAAAAATCCCTTCACTCCCATACAATCCTAAAGGTAAAAAAGTAAACTGGGAACGATATGAGAACTATTTTGATGAAGTTTTATAAGTAACAGTTTTTCCCATGAAACCAAAAAAAGAATCTTCTAAAGTTCTAGGTCATCCCCTTTTTCAAGAGTTGATCCTAATGTACCAATCTTCTCTAGAGAAAAGATACTCTCCTGAAAATTTGAAACTTTTTCCAGAATTTAGTTCCATTCCGCGCACTAAAATTGACCAATTACTACATTTTTTTTTAGAATATCTTTATCCTGAGTATTCCAAACGAAAAGAATTGGACTCCGCCTTTGATGCGTTATCCGGCTTTGTTAACCATCCCACAAAAATTTGGGGCATTCTTGGAAACTTAGCAATGTCTATCTTCCGATTTGGAAAACACTTTCCTATGGCACTCAAAGCGGGACTTGCTGCCTTACATTCTTATGTGACGGCGCATCAATTTGAAGAGGAACTTGTGATGGAGCTTGACCGTCATGAAAATCAAATTGGATTACTAGGTTCCGAGTTTGCGATGGAATTTTTAATCGCAAAGGTAGAAAAAGAAAAAGCAGATGCATTTCGAAAGGACATTGGTGCACTTTTCAAAGTGTTTTCGAATGCTGAACTCATTCGAAAGATCATTCTCATTATGGAAGATATTCTTGTGAAGATGGAATCGAAGGGTGGTCTTTACACAGAAGAAGATAGAAAAGGAATTTCTCTAGGTGTTTCCATTTTAAAAGATGGAAGAGAGATCTTTGATGAGATGAAAGAAGAGGAGATTTTCCTTGTCTTACAAGCCATAGACAGAATCGAAGAGGATTTTTATCTAAAGGCTTGCGAGAAGAATTCGAACTAAATTACTGTTGGTACCGATGGCCGGAATCGAACCGGCATGATGTTACCATCGGTGGATTTTGAATCCACTGCGTCTACCAATTCCACCACATCGGCATAATCAGTCTTCAGCTTCGATATATTTACCTTTTCCGCGGGCCACTATTTTGCCGATCTCATTTTCTATTTCAGCACGGTTTTCTATGATTTTTTTATTCTTTTTCACAAACCAACCACGTAAGTGGAGTGGTTCGTTTACCTTTGCAGGTTGTAAGAATCGAATCGTCAATTCACCTGTAGTGGTTTCGAAATTCATCGCTTCGTTGATCTTGACCATGATTTCGTCTAAGATGGTAGAAATAATACCTGGGTGGATTTGATCCGGTAAACCCTGGTATTTTTCGGGGCAGGTGTAATCACCGAAGGCAGTTTTTGTGTCTTCGTCGAAAGTGATTTTTAGCTGCAACCCGTCTGCATTGTCCGGTGAGGAGGCAAAGCTGAGATTTTTTTTCGCAACGGATTTC encodes the following:
- a CDS encoding O-methyltransferase yields the protein MKPRPSIYIPELESYIDSSLVYKPNPVFAEMETYAKEKNIPIVTAATGAVLSHLVSLVRPKQILELGTGLGYSTLWMAVGSPETMFVTVDRHKEQADLMDGYAEKMGILEQIHVKRVTDSVMDYLEKEYSEWVGSDLFFVDCDKITYPEIFRILWKEAKPGSYFLFDNMLWHGRVLSPDPKKPSDLAVMALWNEVKSQVLGYTLYPVGDGLLFFQKDKK
- a CDS encoding M16 family metallopeptidase, translated to MKRIYLILIVFSFFNLSAREMGDFVRDLKFKPLVFEVPEIKSVKQPSGVEIFSLKNAEFPIVYADIYVYHGRKNLGKRPVEITKLLEDSWELSGSKTYPKEKFLETLEFYGASFSVSIDYEKTIFSFAYLTSTEKEVLPIIQSFFDSPNLDESLVTTTKGKLTEEIKRRNDNPTALGSRKAKEALFLGTIAGTSMQIAALESLKMDELIEFQSEILKEPKRRFLVTGDYDLKSWERFFPNLPESNEKNNSESITPLFLSENIKKTGNKIRLVEKDVSQSFISMVGVLPEHNHPDFYAIQVLNYIIGAGGFNSYYMREIRNNRGLAYSAGSNTDFQENYGTIQFFAMTKTESVKEVLSLMQELIQPKLIDSLTEDELVRAKNAIINQFVFQFEDDKRTLASEVRRRDHKMPDGYLQNFRKEIDRLTLSDLKRVGKLYFQSDKLIITIVGPKVLESSFGEAVKVIQPED
- a CDS encoding DNA methyltransferase yields the protein MAGAGRLLKDSDKIVFGEFWTAKQRQGHPIHHTVSYRASFKPELPSFFMKEFLKKKNRVVYDPFGGRGTTAIQANIEGHVAVHNDIHPLSIFLASARQYVPKLEDLEKKLNSLDLDKEVEDEPFDINLLPFFHPRTLKEIKNLKKYMAEDLSVEMKFISLIALSRLHGHSTGFFSVYTFPQVSIPPEAQAKNNVKRGQSPEYRPIKPRIYQKMKRDLALPIPPFYHEFSKNNLYSLNSANSVPNVESESVDLIVTSPPFLDKVDYEGDNWLRHWFLDIQKSKDRKLSIFSNLSDWNAFIRSTLKESARVLKKGSYMVMEVGEVKKGNSILYLDEDVVRMAEGTGLVWNKTYVHTQSFTKLSNCWQVSNNEKGTNSNRCVVLRKVL
- a CDS encoding N-acetylmuramoyl-L-alanine amidase, which encodes MVFLSSHNLQKSLSILYFVFFSFSLEAVPVFRIVVDPGHGGVAKDPKAQHGDKYDSVTQTYLETYKQGTEHGNVTERKVVLDLAKEVHRVLKLTETEAGWKEFEEYLKRFSKKSDFQRVILESKLTRESSFDDDPNSDDPNSAYRLYDFPDQKTGVRRKGRLSKINELKPQLVLSLHLNPASKGQTGGMGAVLTPGYKTFSKLRKISDKKNSPNGFTNGPWSEWLIFQSGWTKLENAIADTWIYFHGYWPKKNGKDTDLTKFEGYRQNMVSWHYADEPNWEKQIGKPGPYATDHETFSETGKFWEREKGKKEEWRREGGREGFGGDNHFVTKELMRFVQYGLPVLLKEKDSPYPELGPIQKPYISTYSLPTYTNALCAFIEIGYVNRSRDVKYLTQNKKETAISLAVGIYSLFVGLDVKKIPSLPYNPKGKKVNWERYENYFDEVL
- a CDS encoding lipoprotein — encoded protein: MNKTLSRMILSFSILVFVWNCKSKETKEVPQTKDTENEVILEFTKAKEGFLSESLFQVAVSSVLPSESERTEEAKTIAEQKSLNLLKTYTIPNLSEKGRKELRDISKEGKIVDKNVSVGGRYFFLYQIQKSNLKRLVTKDLE
- a CDS encoding M16 family metallopeptidase, translating into MMSKLRIFFLCFFLQFLPLFSQDQFFGTSESQFRDKIKTIRLDNGLTVVMMKRGTSPTVALYIKFLVGAVDETPEEAGTAHLLEHMLFKGTKTVGTTNYEKEEKYQKQIEVWGTELDDLKLKIRDLTTRGETIPRSLEEEKETLERRLKNLIQLQDEFIVKNEDSYIYEQNGEIGFNAYTSQDVTNYQIQLPNNRIEVWAKIESDRLKHPILREYYTERDVVIEERRMRTDDIGGSVLREKFYSMAFESHPYRKSIIGYSTGLPFLKIEETKAFFQKHYTPDRMVISVVGQFDFEETESIIRKYFSDLKPGKPRPIQKQEEKSFPGEKRFKVYHPSGSQMMMGFLKPPYPHKDNSSFDVLSTILTSGTGSRLYKRLVLEEKLVLSVRAVNGDPGERYKNYFVFFIKPNEGAKLDVIENIIWDELSKIKESGVPKEELDKVKNQMVSDFIKTLDDNSAIADLLSYYQLLYGDWNGLFRQYSSIMKTSSNDLQSLIPTYLTKDKVVIGVLEDVRKKSE
- a CDS encoding MBL fold metallo-hydrolase; the protein is MLTASFEYKGIKFEGLSEGGIRTSIICPSLDFMFDFGFINPDKIHIGKILLSHAHLDHSCGIPYYVSQRSLRKLPVPKIYLPKSLEPKMSQILKLYSEIEDFDYECELIGLDFGDRVELKPGYFFKPWQSFHRVPSQGYTVYETKRKLKKEWTSLSSEEIRNKKDLGEDPTEEISVPLVSFSGDTKIEYVLENEDVRKSKILFMECTYYCEKRDVDRAREWGHTHFDEIVANASAFENEAIVLIHPSKRYSYRELNDLVRKKTPPILKDRVSLFLPPKS
- the mpl17 gene encoding cell surface protein MPL17; translation: MKQIRFLVLFSFLVTLFFVGSNHLGSGLSADPLDSHPIEISIKQKSVGKYELELFLPKDFGFQMEAPHRIYLSGTDGLKVLNADLKLKGPIHHKKPEYFEFVKPLTFQVEGKGKLQLDAKLFYCNFVKNICIPAKVNKSFSI
- a CDS encoding PaaI family thioesterase, producing MKSVAKKNLSFASSPDNADGLQLKITFDEDTKTAFGDYTCPEKYQGLPDQIHPGIISTILDEIMVKINEAMNFETTTGELTIRFLQPAKVNEPLHLRGWFVKKNKKIIENRAEIENEIGKIVARGKGKYIEAED